A genome region from Glutamicibacter arilaitensis Re117 includes the following:
- a CDS encoding ISL3-like element ISAar13 family transposase: MFKDTGGNDAASILLNLTDYRVIDATQEPAGRQVLIEPKATEAACPTCGVITTRIHARPVHRVKDLPTGGNDIKVLVRKRRMACQETACERRSFVQTTEQLPLRARITTRLSQKLVDEMSCELRAVSRVASAYQVSWPTVMARANMVGELVGNVDRMFIRRLGIDEHRFRKVRYARGRTGKVVRIEPWSIVFTDLDTGKILDIVDGRRCAAVKKWLKSRPRYWRQRVQYVAIDMSAEFRKAVRENLPKAKISVDHFHVIQRANLMITQVRRRRSHEVLQRRGRAADPAYKYRKLLTCNLENLSIRQVERLKLILEADPELGVIYGIKEHVRELLKTRDIHDFQSRWAVLEKSVKTTKMVEAKSLFRTLTAWRRELLVFIRTRLTNARSEAANLTAKNLKRIGRGYRNHGHYRVRILLYTAGLRPC, from the coding sequence GTGTTTAAGGATACCGGTGGAAACGACGCTGCGTCGATTCTTCTCAACCTCACTGACTACCGCGTCATCGACGCAACCCAAGAACCAGCCGGACGACAAGTCCTTATCGAGCCCAAAGCCACAGAGGCAGCCTGTCCAACTTGTGGGGTGATCACCACCCGCATCCACGCCAGACCAGTGCACCGGGTCAAAGACCTCCCAACCGGTGGCAACGACATTAAGGTCCTGGTGCGCAAACGCCGGATGGCCTGCCAAGAGACCGCCTGCGAACGCCGCTCGTTCGTGCAAACCACCGAACAGCTACCGTTGAGGGCCAGAATCACTACCAGGCTCTCTCAAAAGCTCGTGGACGAGATGAGCTGCGAACTGCGAGCCGTGTCCAGGGTCGCTTCTGCGTACCAAGTTTCCTGGCCAACCGTGATGGCAAGAGCGAACATGGTCGGTGAGCTTGTAGGCAACGTGGACCGCATGTTCATCCGCCGCCTCGGTATTGATGAGCACCGTTTTCGTAAGGTCCGCTACGCACGCGGCCGCACCGGGAAAGTGGTCCGTATTGAGCCGTGGTCTATTGTCTTCACCGACCTGGATACCGGAAAAATTCTAGATATTGTGGACGGACGACGCTGTGCAGCGGTGAAGAAGTGGTTGAAGTCCCGGCCACGGTACTGGCGTCAACGAGTACAGTACGTGGCCATTGACATGTCTGCTGAGTTCCGCAAAGCGGTGCGGGAGAACCTGCCGAAAGCAAAGATCAGCGTGGACCATTTTCATGTCATTCAGCGGGCGAATCTCATGATTACTCAGGTGCGCCGGCGTCGCTCCCACGAGGTGCTCCAGCGCCGAGGAAGGGCCGCTGATCCGGCCTACAAGTATCGGAAACTGTTGACCTGCAATTTGGAGAACTTGTCGATTAGGCAAGTTGAGCGGCTGAAGTTGATCCTTGAAGCAGATCCTGAGCTGGGCGTGATTTATGGGATTAAGGAACACGTGCGGGAGCTGTTGAAAACCAGGGATATCCATGATTTTCAATCGAGGTGGGCGGTGCTGGAGAAATCGGTGAAGACAACGAAAATGGTGGAAGCGAAGTCGTTGTTCCGGACGCTGACTGCGTGGCGTCGGGAGTTGCTGGTGTTCATTCGTACGCGGTTGACGAATGCTCGGAGCGAGGCGGCGAACCTGACGGCGAAGAACTTGAAACGGATCGGTCGGGGTTATCGGAATCATGGTCATTACCGGGTCAGGATATTGTTATACACGGCGGGGCTACGGCCGTGCTGA
- a CDS encoding YraN family protein yields MRTASQRLGAAGELAAARFLRENNYEVLDRNWRCQAGELDLVARAGNGQLVAIEVKTRSSQRFGTGFDAINAAKYHRLQKLLIFWAQAHRMFMPQLRVDVVEVYPTAGGFECQLHQDVRS; encoded by the coding sequence ATGCGTACCGCAAGTCAACGCCTCGGAGCGGCCGGCGAACTGGCCGCTGCCCGCTTTCTTCGTGAAAACAACTATGAAGTGCTCGATCGCAATTGGCGTTGCCAGGCAGGGGAACTTGACTTGGTGGCGCGGGCCGGCAACGGCCAGCTGGTCGCCATCGAAGTCAAGACCCGCAGCTCCCAGCGTTTTGGCACCGGCTTCGATGCGATCAATGCCGCCAAGTACCATCGGCTGCAGAAGCTGCTGATCTTCTGGGCGCAGGCGCACCGGATGTTCATGCCCCAGTTGCGCGTGGACGTCGTTGAGGTCTATCCCACCGCTGGCGGGTTCGAATGCCAGTTGCACCAAGACGTGCGCTCATGA
- a CDS encoding YifB family Mg chelatase-like AAA ATPase, whose amino-acid sequence MSTARTSAVALHGVSASLVEVEADLGNGIPGFTILGLPDASLNEARERIKAAARNTGIPLANRKLTVNLSPATLPKYGSGFDLAILVAALAADHQLLASPSTLYLAELGLDGTLRAVPGVLPAVQLAKEHGLDRVIVAEANGNEARLVEGIEVKSARHLGQVLEFCGAQKELITMHLHHPGPAVAPAQSTLASTSHDEADLQLVNGQQEARLALELAAAGGHHLIMVGPAGAGKTMLAKCLPTIIPPLDDSQALEATAVHSITSGAMHEVNQLQRTPPFVAPHHTSSLSALIGGGTAQLIPGAITRAHHGILFLDEAAQFNTGVLDALRQPIEEGYINLARARSHQRLPARFQLILASNPCPCGRNFGTGTGCTCTPMARRRYFARLSGPILDRVDLQVRVNPVHQSQLLSTAQNESSAIVRERVRTTRERSQERLRPFSISCNAQIPTQILRHDLRYPAKTKAALEQLAARRGLSARGIHRLLRVAWTVADQQQHTAPTEDDLAVAAHLRQSLENS is encoded by the coding sequence ATGAGCACCGCGCGCACCAGCGCGGTTGCGCTGCATGGGGTCAGCGCCTCGCTGGTAGAAGTAGAAGCCGATCTCGGAAACGGCATCCCCGGCTTCACCATTCTGGGCCTGCCTGATGCCTCGCTGAATGAGGCACGGGAACGTATCAAGGCGGCGGCGCGGAACACCGGCATTCCGCTGGCCAACCGCAAACTGACGGTTAATCTGTCCCCGGCGACCCTGCCCAAATACGGTTCCGGCTTTGATCTGGCAATTCTTGTCGCCGCGCTGGCTGCCGATCACCAGTTGCTCGCCAGCCCCTCCACGCTGTACCTGGCCGAGCTTGGACTGGATGGCACTTTGCGTGCCGTTCCCGGTGTTCTGCCCGCAGTTCAACTGGCCAAGGAACATGGATTAGATCGTGTCATTGTGGCTGAAGCCAATGGCAATGAGGCACGGCTGGTTGAGGGAATCGAGGTGAAGTCCGCCCGGCATCTGGGGCAAGTGCTGGAATTCTGTGGCGCGCAGAAGGAACTGATCACTATGCATTTGCACCACCCGGGCCCTGCCGTCGCCCCTGCGCAATCCACTCTGGCCAGCACCAGCCATGACGAGGCAGACTTGCAGCTGGTCAACGGCCAGCAGGAAGCGCGCCTGGCTCTGGAGCTCGCAGCTGCCGGGGGACACCACCTGATCATGGTCGGTCCGGCAGGCGCCGGGAAAACCATGCTGGCCAAATGCCTGCCCACGATCATTCCCCCGCTGGATGACAGCCAGGCCCTTGAGGCCACGGCAGTGCATTCCATTACCAGCGGTGCAATGCACGAGGTCAACCAGCTGCAGCGCACCCCGCCCTTCGTCGCACCACACCACACCTCTTCGTTGTCGGCGCTGATTGGCGGTGGAACTGCGCAGCTGATCCCCGGGGCGATAACGCGGGCCCATCACGGGATCCTGTTTTTGGACGAAGCCGCCCAGTTTAATACCGGCGTACTTGACGCCCTTCGCCAACCCATCGAGGAAGGCTATATAAACCTGGCCCGGGCCAGAAGCCATCAGCGATTGCCCGCCCGATTCCAGCTCATCCTCGCATCCAACCCCTGCCCTTGCGGGAGGAATTTCGGGACGGGAACCGGCTGCACGTGCACGCCCATGGCCCGCCGGCGCTACTTCGCCAGGCTATCCGGGCCCATTCTGGATCGCGTTGACCTGCAAGTTCGAGTGAATCCGGTACACCAATCGCAGCTGTTGAGTACCGCGCAGAATGAATCCAGCGCCATAGTTCGAGAACGAGTCCGCACAACAAGGGAACGCAGTCAGGAGCGGCTTCGCCCCTTCTCCATTAGCTGCAATGCCCAAATTCCAACGCAAATACTGCGTCATGACCTGAGATACCCGGCAAAAACCAAGGCCGCTTTGGAACAACTTGCTGCTCGCCGCGGGCTTTCGGCCCGCGGTATCCACCGTCTGCTGCGGGTGGCCTGGACAGTCGCCGACCAACAACAGCACACAGCTCCCACCGAGGACGACTTGGCCGTTGCAGCGCATCTGCGCCAAAGTCTTGAGAATAGTTAG
- the dprA gene encoding DNA-processing protein DprA produces the protein MSINLNPVPVGDRTNQERLTYAHLNQLIEPNDYTASALLELMSPQELLALIRRADFVPWGLKPQVDDILGVKTTSNMAQDLKSALTRWRKRLPLSNPVAALDTAARHNGGLLIPTDTMWPIQLDDLNLGRPLCLWWRASDPQLLAGAQVAKNVAIVGSRDASDYGDQVTFDLGRALATHGYTIVSGGAYGIDASAHRAALTVEDWAYSNPPTITVMAGGIDRLYPSGNSNLLNQIVARGVLLSEVPPGTTSARFRFLNRNRIIAALSRLVIVTEARHRSGALNTASHAVELGREVAAVPGSVFAPNSAGCHRLIAEGSAALLASPQDALALVGADRSTQASRVDQVPRRPTDQLGRDEGMVYDVMSFSKSLLVDEISARSGVPMIQTLQAVARLEALGLASTDGLSWKLVYQGN, from the coding sequence ATGTCCATCAATTTAAATCCTGTTCCAGTGGGCGATCGCACGAATCAGGAACGGCTGACATATGCGCACTTGAACCAGCTGATTGAGCCCAACGACTACACCGCGAGTGCCCTGCTGGAACTCATGAGCCCCCAGGAACTGCTTGCACTGATTCGAAGAGCAGACTTCGTGCCATGGGGGCTCAAGCCCCAGGTTGACGACATCCTCGGGGTGAAGACCACCTCGAATATGGCGCAGGACCTGAAATCCGCACTGACTCGTTGGCGCAAGAGGCTGCCGCTGAGCAACCCCGTGGCCGCATTGGATACCGCGGCCCGGCATAATGGAGGGCTGCTGATCCCAACGGACACAATGTGGCCAATTCAGCTTGACGACCTCAACCTGGGACGGCCCCTGTGTCTATGGTGGCGGGCCAGCGATCCCCAGCTCCTTGCCGGAGCGCAGGTAGCGAAGAATGTAGCGATCGTCGGCTCTCGTGATGCCAGTGACTATGGCGACCAAGTGACCTTCGACCTTGGCAGGGCCCTTGCCACGCATGGGTACACCATCGTCTCCGGGGGAGCCTACGGCATCGATGCCAGCGCCCACCGGGCAGCTCTGACAGTTGAAGACTGGGCCTACTCGAACCCGCCGACCATTACCGTGATGGCCGGCGGTATCGATCGGCTCTATCCATCAGGCAATAGCAACTTGCTCAACCAAATTGTCGCGCGGGGCGTCCTGCTGTCGGAAGTCCCGCCGGGGACCACATCAGCTCGTTTTCGATTTTTAAACCGCAACCGGATCATTGCCGCCTTGAGCAGGCTGGTTATCGTCACGGAGGCACGACACCGCTCTGGAGCGCTGAATACAGCCAGCCATGCGGTTGAGCTAGGTCGCGAAGTCGCAGCCGTCCCCGGAAGCGTGTTCGCTCCGAATTCCGCCGGCTGCCACCGGCTGATCGCCGAGGGAAGCGCCGCGCTGCTTGCTTCACCGCAAGATGCCCTCGCTCTCGTCGGCGCCGACCGCAGCACCCAGGCTTCACGCGTGGATCAGGTGCCCCGGAGACCAACAGATCAGCTGGGCCGCGATGAAGGCATGGTCTACGACGTCATGTCGTTTTCCAAGTCGCTGCTGGTTGATGAAATTTCAGCGCGCAGTGGTGTGCCGATGATTCAAACGCTGCAGGCGGTAGCCCGCCTGGAGGCACTCGGGCTGGCCAGCACCGATGGCCTATCGTGGAAACTGGTCTACCAGGGCAACTAG
- a CDS encoding tyrosine recombinase XerC, whose amino-acid sequence MKHDPVSKHSTGPSAKFSEPVADYLEYLQRERGRSENTLRAYDVDLRNLGQFLNEHAGDPALKQISVQMLRDWLAYLHESEVSRTTLARRISAVKNFFAWALKNHLVENDPALRLAAPKKERRLPHILQPSQIDRLLSEHAGLTEENEAARQKGDGTDQDPKARAIQCRDRVIAELLYASGLRISELVALDISDIDFERRTLRVLGKGNKERMVPFGKPAERVIIEWIRSYRRVVAAEQAEDALLVGVRGSRLNVRQAREVIASALRSLGDTSASGPHALRHTVATHLLDGGADLRAVQEFLGHASLATTQLYTHVSVDRLRQSYRQAHPRA is encoded by the coding sequence ATGAAGCACGATCCGGTCTCGAAGCATTCCACCGGCCCGTCGGCAAAATTCTCCGAACCCGTGGCCGACTATTTGGAGTACCTGCAGCGCGAACGCGGCCGCAGCGAAAATACCCTGCGCGCCTACGACGTAGATCTCCGAAACCTCGGACAGTTCCTCAACGAACACGCCGGGGATCCGGCATTGAAGCAGATTTCTGTCCAAATGCTTCGAGACTGGCTGGCATACCTGCATGAGTCCGAAGTTTCTCGGACAACATTGGCCCGCCGCATCTCCGCGGTGAAAAACTTCTTCGCTTGGGCATTGAAGAACCACCTGGTTGAGAATGATCCGGCCTTGCGATTGGCAGCACCGAAAAAAGAGCGGCGGCTGCCGCACATACTTCAGCCCAGCCAGATTGACAGGCTCCTGTCGGAACATGCTGGTCTTACAGAAGAAAACGAGGCAGCCAGGCAGAAAGGCGATGGAACCGACCAGGATCCCAAAGCCAGGGCGATCCAGTGTCGAGACAGGGTCATTGCAGAATTGCTCTACGCTTCGGGACTGCGTATCAGTGAGCTGGTTGCCTTGGATATCTCAGACATCGATTTCGAGCGAAGGACGTTGAGGGTCCTTGGCAAAGGCAACAAGGAGCGGATGGTGCCCTTCGGCAAACCTGCCGAGCGGGTGATTATTGAATGGATACGCTCCTACCGACGAGTCGTGGCCGCAGAGCAGGCGGAGGACGCCTTGCTGGTCGGAGTTCGCGGTTCCAGGCTAAATGTTCGACAGGCGCGTGAAGTCATTGCCAGCGCCCTGCGCTCACTTGGCGACACCTCCGCCAGCGGGCCACACGCCTTACGCCATACAGTCGCCACCCATTTGCTCGATGGAGGCGCTGACCTGCGTGCGGTGCAGGAGTTCCTCGGGCACGCATCGCTTGCCACTACCCAGCTCTATACGCATGTTTCCGTGGATCGATTGCGGCAAAGTTACCGCCAAGCACACCCTCGGGCCTGA
- a CDS encoding DUF3145 domain-containing protein: protein MSTPMTRGVIFVHSAPAALCPHLEWAIGAVLGTPVKMDWTEQHVAPGFCRAEIEWVGPQGTGALLTSEMHGWQHLRFEITEDPSPGADGSRWSVTPDLGIFHATVDVAGNIMVGEERIRWAYEKGDGNPSIFYQEMSIALGEAWDEELEPFRHSGDEAPVRWLNQVV from the coding sequence ATGTCTACACCGATGACCAGAGGCGTGATATTTGTACATTCCGCCCCTGCTGCACTATGCCCGCACCTGGAGTGGGCAATTGGGGCCGTGCTCGGAACTCCAGTCAAGATGGACTGGACCGAACAGCACGTCGCACCCGGATTTTGTCGCGCCGAAATTGAGTGGGTTGGCCCTCAGGGAACTGGCGCACTGCTCACCAGTGAAATGCATGGATGGCAGCATCTGCGTTTCGAAATCACAGAGGATCCAAGCCCTGGCGCCGACGGCAGCCGTTGGTCCGTAACTCCAGACTTGGGGATCTTCCACGCGACCGTTGATGTTGCTGGCAACATCATGGTCGGCGAAGAAAGAATCCGCTGGGCCTATGAAAAGGGCGATGGAAACCCGTCAATTTTCTATCAAGAAATGTCCATCGCATTGGGCGAAGCCTGGGACGAGGAACTCGAGCCTTTCCGCCATTCAGGCGATGAAGCACCTGTACGATGGCTCAACCAGGTGGTTTAG
- a CDS encoding VOC family protein produces the protein MTAQFNHTIIASTDPQRMAEFYTDLLEAKPAPSWGPFCNISLDGGVLLQFATAPIDFPPQHYAFLLNEAHFDRAYQKICATEHEHWADPQRQHPGAINHEHGGRGVYLLDPSGHYLELITKEYIPR, from the coding sequence ATGACCGCGCAATTCAACCACACAATTATCGCTTCAACGGATCCACAGCGCATGGCAGAGTTTTACACTGACTTGCTCGAAGCGAAGCCCGCCCCCAGTTGGGGGCCATTCTGCAACATCAGCCTTGACGGTGGGGTGTTGCTGCAGTTTGCGACGGCACCGATTGATTTTCCGCCTCAGCACTATGCGTTCCTGCTCAACGAAGCGCATTTTGACCGCGCTTACCAAAAAATTTGCGCAACGGAGCACGAGCATTGGGCCGATCCGCAACGCCAGCACCCCGGAGCAATCAATCATGAGCACGGTGGCAGGGGAGTCTATTTGCTAGACCCATCGGGACATTATCTGGAACTGATCACGAAGGAATACATCCCGCGATGA
- a CDS encoding dihydrofolate reductase family protein, with the protein MRTLIATAFVSLDGVVEAPGGEPEYRNSGWTMNSVEFDPAAYELKGTEQAEASAMLLGRISYQAFSPIWPSMTEEFPHYNAMPKYVLSTTLAEKDPVDNWGETTILRSISDVARLRAGEGGPISIHGSATLVRSLQEHQLIDRYNLLVFPVLLGAGKRLFSQESMDAQKLKLVDSQTYSNGIQKNVFDVVR; encoded by the coding sequence GTGCGCACACTCATCGCAACCGCATTTGTCTCGCTCGACGGAGTCGTTGAAGCTCCGGGCGGCGAACCCGAATACCGCAATTCCGGCTGGACCATGAATAGTGTCGAGTTCGATCCAGCCGCATACGAACTGAAGGGCACCGAACAGGCTGAAGCTTCAGCCATGTTGCTGGGCAGGATCAGCTACCAGGCCTTCTCCCCCATCTGGCCATCGATGACCGAGGAATTTCCGCACTATAACGCCATGCCGAAATACGTGCTTTCCACAACGCTGGCCGAGAAGGACCCCGTAGACAACTGGGGCGAGACAACCATCCTGCGTTCGATCTCCGACGTCGCACGCCTCCGCGCGGGCGAGGGTGGACCCATCAGCATCCATGGTTCGGCAACCTTGGTTCGTTCCCTCCAAGAGCACCAGCTTATTGACCGGTACAACCTCCTGGTTTTCCCGGTCCTGCTCGGTGCAGGCAAGCGCTTGTTCAGCCAGGAAAGCATGGACGCGCAAAAGCTCAAGCTCGTGGATTCACAAACATATTCGAATGGTATCCAGAAGAATGTTTTCGACGTCGTCCGGTGA